In Flavobacterium endoglycinae, one DNA window encodes the following:
- the hflX gene encoding GTPase HflX: MLEKEIINFERTVVVGIVTQNQSEEKLNEYLDELEFLTFTAGGEVIKRFSQKMERPNPKTFVGTGKIDEINLFVKENKISTVIFDDELSPSQQKNISRIIDCKILDRTNLILDIFAQRAETSYARTQVELAQCIYLLPRLSGLWTHLERQKGGIGMRGPGETEIETDRRIVRDRISLLKEKIKTIDKQMSIQRSNRGAMVRVALVGYTNVGKSTLMNAIGKSEVFVENKLFATLDTTVRKVVIKNLPFLLSDTVGFIRKLPTQLVDSFKSTLDEVREADLLLHVVDISHPDFEDHIESVNQILQEIKSNDKPTIMVFNKIDAYKHLTIDEDDLITERTRKHYTLDEWKQTWMSNVGEDKALFISAVKKENFEEFRETVYEAVRQIHITRFPYNNFLYPDYKDAVDKEEE; encoded by the coding sequence ATGCTAGAGAAAGAAATAATAAATTTTGAGAGAACAGTAGTAGTAGGTATTGTAACTCAAAATCAAAGTGAGGAAAAACTTAACGAATATTTAGACGAATTGGAGTTTTTAACTTTTACCGCTGGAGGTGAAGTTATTAAACGCTTTTCGCAAAAAATGGAACGCCCAAATCCGAAAACTTTTGTAGGTACGGGAAAAATAGATGAAATCAATCTTTTTGTAAAAGAAAATAAAATATCGACTGTAATTTTTGATGATGAATTATCACCTTCACAGCAAAAAAACATTTCAAGAATTATAGATTGTAAAATCCTTGACAGAACCAATTTGATCTTGGATATTTTTGCTCAAAGAGCGGAAACTTCGTATGCAAGAACTCAGGTAGAATTGGCACAATGTATTTATTTACTGCCAAGACTTTCCGGATTATGGACACACCTTGAGCGTCAAAAAGGAGGTATTGGTATGCGTGGTCCGGGTGAAACCGAGATTGAAACAGACAGACGTATCGTGCGCGATAGAATTTCGTTATTGAAAGAGAAAATCAAAACGATTGATAAACAAATGAGTATTCAGCGTAGCAACCGCGGAGCTATGGTTCGTGTTGCTTTAGTTGGGTATACTAACGTTGGGAAATCGACTTTGATGAATGCGATTGGTAAAAGTGAAGTTTTTGTCGAAAATAAACTATTTGCAACTTTAGATACAACTGTTAGAAAAGTGGTAATTAAAAACCTGCCATTTTTGCTTTCAGATACGGTTGGATTTATTCGAAAGTTGCCGACACAGTTAGTTGATTCTTTTAAAAGTACATTGGATGAGGTTCGTGAAGCTGATTTGCTTTTGCACGTTGTAGATATTTCGCATCCTGATTTTGAAGATCACATAGAATCTGTAAATCAGATTTTACAGGAAATTAAAAGCAACGATAAACCGACGATTATGGTTTTTAATAAAATCGATGCTTACAAACACCTGACAATCGATGAAGATGACTTAATCACCGAAAGAACAAGAAAACATTACACACTTGATGAGTGGAAACAAACTTGGATGAGTAATGTTGGTGAGGATAAAGCATTATTTATTTCGGCTGTTAAAAAAGAAAATTTTGAGGAATTTAGAGAAACCGTTTATGAAGCGGTACGACAGATTCATATCACCAGATTTCCGTACAACAACTTTTTATATCCTGATTATAAGGATGCAGTTGATAAAGAGGAAGAATAA